In the Endozoicomonas sp. SCSIO W0465 genome, CAGAGGCCAGAGTTGCGGTGCGACCAGCAACACTGGTTCCACCTGTTTGTTATGAGCCTGTCGAATCAACTCTGGAATATTGTTTTGCAGTTGCATCGACAGGCTGGGCTCGATAACGAAAGATGCTTCTGAAAACTGCGGATCCCGTTTGGCCTGTTCCCTGGCCAGCAACAGCATTTTTTCCAGTTCGTGGGACAGGGTAAACACCGCAAGCTGTTCCGGTATGGACTGATGATTGATCAGTGGTTCGATAATTTGTCGTCGTAACGTGATACGAACCTGGCGCACCAGCGCCAGAATATCCTGTTGTGGCTCTGTCGTCGCCAGTAAGGTGGCAGCAATACGCGGACTGTCAGCAATCGAGATATTATCAGTCAGTAGTCGTTTCAGAACCTGCATCAGCATTCCCGGAGGGAGTTTATCGGGAACCAGTTCGTCGCATAACTTCGGTGAGATTTGTCGGAGATGAGCCAGCCACCCTTGAGTCTCTTCGAACCCGAACAGTTCATCAACATGATTTTCTATCACCTTGCCAACATGGGTGGTAATCACGGTGGAGCAATCAACCACGGTATAGCCTGCCTGTATTGATGCCTCCCGTTCTGTCAGTGGAATCCAGTAAGCTGTCAGGCCATAACTGGGGTCTTTGACCGGAGGACCAAACGGCAGGGGCCGGGCATTCTCCATAGCAATGGCCAGTAGATGGTCTATGTGCAGTGTAAAATGATCGACGGCAACATTATGAAGCTGAATAGAATAACTGTCAGGGTCGAGGTTCAGGTTGTCACGTAGATGGATCATCGGGATCAGAAAACCGTATTGTTCTGACACTTCCCGTCGCAGGTGCCTGATCTGCATAGCTAATTCACCATTCGCCCCGGGGTTGTCCGGGCTCAACAGTGAGATCACCCGATAGCCAATATTCAGACCAATGGGATCAATGACTGATATATCTTGCCAGGTAAGCCGTTCCCTTGAAGTGATACTGCTCTCATCGTCTTTGCTATCAAGTACCTTATCCCGTTCAATCCTTCTTTCAACAGATATACGTCGATAGATAAACAACACCATCAATAAGCCGGGTATGACAAAGGCTACATGAGGCATTCCCGGTACCAAACCAATAACCACCAGTACAGCGGCAGCGACCATCAACGCCTTGGGTTGTCCTATGATTTCCTGTCGAACCTGCTGATTCATGTCCACCGCCCCGGATATCCGGGTAACCATAATGGCAGCCGCCGTGGACAGCAGCAGGGAAGGAATCTGGGCGACCAGCCCATCACCAATGGTCATCAACCCATAAAGCTGTGTGGCTTCGGTAAGGCTCATGTCATATTGCCAGATGCCAATGGTCACTCCCCCCAGAATATTGATCAGTAAAATCATCAACCCGGCAATGGCATCACCACGGACAAATTTGCTGGCACCGTCCATGGCGCCATAAAAATCAGCTTCACGGGTAATATCTTCCCGTTTCAACCTGGCCTCATTGTGATCAATCACGCCGGAGTTCAGATCAGCATCAATGGCCATCTGCTTGCCCGGCATCGAATCCAGAACAAAGCGGGCAGTGACTTCCGATATGCGACTGCCACCTTTGGTAATCACCACAAAGTTGACGATCACCAGAATCAGGAAAACCAGCAAACCAACAAAATAATTACCGGCAATCACCACATTGCCAAATGCTTCAATAACCTTGCCGGCAGCGTAAGGGCCATCATGCCCATAGATCAGCACCACGCGTGTCGAAGCAATATTCAGGGCCAGCCGCAACAGAGTTGCGACCAACAACAATGTCGGGAACAGTGAAAAGTCCAGAGGGCGATTTATGTAAATGGTAAGGATCAGCAGAATCAACGACAAGGTAATATTAAAACTGAACAGGAAGTCCAGTAGAAATGGGGGAATGGGCAACATTAGCATGGCCAGAACCACCAGCAATAATAGCGGTGTCGCCAATAAGGAAGGTTTGGGAGAGGTCGGCAGGAGCAAGCCGGTATTGCTGCTCATGAATGAGTTCCTGTGCTGGATGAATGCTGATATTTTTCAGGTATCTGTATATTGGGTGAGCTGGGGCAGAAGGTACTTTGATGAGTGCGATAACGGTCAAGTTGATAAAGGTAGACCATGATTTTTGCCACCGCCTGATACAAATCCGGGGCAATTTCCTGATCAATTTCCGTATGGTAATACAGGGCCCGGGTCAACATGGGCTGAATTAATACCGGCTTGCCCGCCGAACGCCCGATACTGATAATCAGTTCTGCCATATGATCAATACCCCGGGCCACCACCACTGGTGCCTGATGGCTGCCCGGCTGGTATTTCAATACCACGGCAAAATGGCTGGGGTTGGTCAGAACAACATCGGCATCGGGAATGGCATCCAGCATCTTCTTGCGAACCACTGAAGCCAGTTTTTGCCGGGTCTGTTGAATCCGCTGCCGGGTTTGTGGCGATCCATCTTCGTTCTTTAGATTGTCTTTGACCTGCTGTCGTGTCAGCAGCTGCTGTTTGCGAAAGCGGTGTTTTTGCCACACAACATCAACAGCGGCAATGATCATCAGCACACCAGAGAGCGCCAGCCCGGTGGATAATAGCAACTGTAATGCCCGGGTTGCAGCTATCGGCAGATAGTAGCTACGCAGTGCCATGATTTCTGGCTGTTGGTAGCGAAGAATCAAAAAAAGCGCCACCGCCAATAACAGGGTTTTTAATAATGCCCGTATCACCTCTGCCAGCCCCTGAGCAGAACAAATCCGTTGCAATCCTGATACCGGATTTATCCGCCGGGCCCTGGGGGCCAGAACCTTGACGCTGAAGATAAAGGGGCCGGAAATCAGGGCGCCAGCGATGACACTGAGTGCAATAACCAGAAACAGAGGGATCATGACACCCGGAAATAGGGCAAACGCCACCTGCAGACTGTCCATGATCGATGCGTTAGCACCAGCAGTATCGTTTAATGGTGTATTCACCTGAGTCAGCATGGATACAACGGTTTCGACCTGATCAAAGTAACGGGAAAAACCCAGCAGTGAAAAAACAGCCACAGTTTGCATGGCGATCATCAGATCCCTTGACCGGGAGACCTGTCCTTCTTGCAGAGCTTTCTGTTTCTGCCGTTCACTGGGTTGTTCGGTGGGTTCACTGCTCTGCTCTTGCTGTTCAGTATTCATCACTGCCCCTTATGGCACTAATCAGACAAGAGATACCCAAGAGTCTTCAGTGCATAGTGGATATGTTGTTCGACAACATAAGGCACCTGCAGAATATTAAGGCTCAACAGTGCTATTCCGACCAGCACGATCATGGGAAAGCCGAGGGTTAACAGATTCATTTGGGGGGCAGATCGTGTCATGAAACCAAAGGTGAGGTTGACAATCAGTAGACAGACAATAGCGGGCAGCGCAATGAGCAAACCGGCCCCGAACATCCAGCCAGTCATTGTGAGCAGCACAGTCGTTCTATCAATCACCGTCAGAAAATGCCCGATGGGTAGGGCATGGAAGCTTTCAATGACCACCACAAAGAACAGCAGATGGCCATTAATCAGAACAAAAAGCAGCTGGGCCATCACCTGGTAGATACGGGCAACCACAGTGACACTGATGCCATTGGCAGGATCACTCAGTTCGGCAAAACCAAGGGCCATCTGCAGGCCGGTCAAATGGCCTGCCAGGGTAAACACGCCGAAATAAATCAGTAATACCGCACCAAATAACAGCCCGATAAAAAACTCGGAACAGGCGATAAAGACAAGGCTCAGCGACAGGTCCGTGGTGATTTCAGTTGACAGTTGAAACATGGCAGCCACGGACAGTGACAAAGCAAGCAGGAAGCGTGCGGTGAGTGGCAACCAGTCACGGGTCAGTGGACAGGTCATGATGAACCCGGAAACACGACAGAATACCAGAAAACAAAGTATGGTGTGGTGAGACAGCTCAGAAGAGGCCAGTGAGTGAGCCATAGGAATTACTGGCTATTCACAATGGCAACAAAAAAGTCAATAAAGATGACACTCAACTCCTGAACCAGCCAGTGCAGTAACAGTGACAGCATTAATAAAGTGATGAGTAGCCGGGGCAGAAAGCTCAGAGTTTGTTCAGTGACCTGGGTTGCCGCCTGGATAATGCTGATTATCAACCCTACCAGAAGACCGGGAGCAATCAGCACCAGGGCCATCCAGGAAACGCTCTGCAATGCATTGGCAAACATGTAGACCGCATCGTCAGGTGACATTGATGTATCTCACATCGAAAGGCTGTGTTGTTAAGTGGAACTATATTGCAAAGCTCCTGATGGTACCCGCCATAATCAGGCTCCAGCCATCCACCAGAACGAACAGCAACAGTTTAAAGGGCAGAGAGATCAGCATGGGTGAGAGCATAATCATGCCAAGCGCCATAAGAATACTGGCGACCAGCAGATCAATGACCAGAAATGGCATCAGTATCATCAGCCCCATCTGCAGACTGGTTTTAATTTCACTGCTCAAAAAAGCAGGCATCAGTACCGAAAACGGAATATTCTCTGGTAGCACATCCAACTTATCGCCACTGTCGTCGACCACAGGAATTTCACCAGACAACACTAAAAATTGCTCCATCTCGGCCTTTCGGGTTTGCTTCAGCATAAACTGACGCAGTGGCAGGCTCGCAACGTCTATCGCTTCCCTGAATGGCATTCGCTCTTCCAGATAAGGTTCGACAGCCTGCTCCCGGATCTCGTCAAATACCGGCTTCATAATGAATCCGGTCAGAATCAATGCCGAGGCAATCAGAACCCGGGTAGGCGGTGTCTGTTGCAATCCAAGCCCCTGGCGAAGTATGGCCAGCACGATCAATACCCGGGTAAAACTGGTGGTTACCATCAGCAGGCCGGGAAGAAAGGCCAGTGCCGTTAATAGTAAAAATATTTGCAGGTTAACGGTGTAATCCTGCTGGTTATCACCGGACGTGACGGATAACAGAGGCAGCTGAAGTGATGCCTCAGAGAGCGGGGACACGATCAGCATCAAGCCTGCAATTATTCCGAAACGACGGACATAAACGGGGATATATGAAGTACCTGGCAAGAGATCAATATCAGAGGATTTCCAGAATACGCAGGCCATAATATTCCCCTGTCCGAACCACTTCGCCACGAGCAAATAATACCCCATTAATCATCACATCCAGTGGGTCATGTTCCCGACGGTTCAGACTGACGACAGCCCCTTCGCGCAGGTTGAGAATATCGGCAATGGCCATGCGTTTGCTGCCGACATTCAGCGTCATAGTGACTTCTACTGATCCGACAAGCCCCAGGTTTGGTGAAGTAAATCCAGCTGAAGGCTCTTTATCAGCTGAAGGCTCTTTATCCGCTGAATCCGCTGAATCCGCTGAGGGCTTTTTATCAGCTGAGGGCTCTTTCTCTGCTGAGGGCTTCTCATACGAACCGGACTCTGCATCGTCTGCAGCCGCTGATTCCAACGATCCCGAACTTCCATCGTCTATAGATTCTGAGGTCTTTTGGTTTGCATCATTATTAACAGGTTCCTCAGGAACGTCTGCTGACTGGTCGCTCTCCTGACCATTGACAGGCTGTGCAGCAGACTGAACATCGGAGCCCTTCAATTCGGATTGCCCGGAGGCGCCAGGCTCAGTGTCTCCCTTGGTAACATCGGTAACATCCGATGAATCCGGATTAATAACCGTTGAAGACTCATTATCAACCGAAGGGTCATCACTGGATAGAGGCTCTTTATCAGTAGACGATGCTTTCTCAGCCGATGGTTCATGATCAGCGGGTGCTCCGGAGTTGATCACTGGCTCTCCCCTTGTTTTAAACACTTATTGATTCGCACGGTAAGGTGACCTCCGTGCTGACCTGTAACGCCTTGAAACAAGAGGGCGTTCTCCACACTCATCTGTGATCTCCCCGGATGAGGTATTGGTAAAACGTCACCTGCTTTCAGCCCAGATAATTGGCTCATTGGCAAAGTCAGAGGCTCAAGATCAACGGTAATGTCAACTTCGATGTTAGCAAGGAACCGCGCTATATGATCTCTGCATGACTGCCTCGGGTACGTTTCCCTGCCCATCAATGCCCCTTGCTCAATCATGGCACTGGTAAAAGCATTGACCGGTGTGAAGAAGAGCACAGGGATTAACCACGGCGAATCGGCAAATGCCGGATCATGAAATTCAAGATCAAACTGATTAAGCAGGCAGTCGTCCGTGAACGAAGCAGCCGTTAACAGTGGGCCTCCCATCCATTGAGCCAAAGCAGAGATGCCGGTGCCCGATACGGTGCAATAGGACGTACACAGTTCCTGCCAGGCCTTTGCCAGCGCATTGGCAACCTGGTCCAGAAGCTGTTTGCCAATTCTTGTAAACTCACCTCTTGTGGTTTCTCCGGTAAAGTTCGGGGTAGAGTCTTTAGTTGACGGGTCTTTGGCTGATGAGTCTTTTGCAGGTTTTTTTTTTTGCAGAGTCTTCTTTTGCAGAGTCTTCAGGGCTATCAGCCGCAGAAGCGCTAGCTCCTATAGCCGATAAAGACGAAGACAAGCGACCACCAAAACAGAGTGCCGTCAGAATGTCAGGTAGTCGTTGATCTAACAGTAAAAATGCAAAGCTGATTTCACTGCAGATTGCTGAGGAAAAATGCTGATGGCTAAACGGGAGCTGAAAACGGTAGAGCGTCTGTCTGGGCAGCTTCTGTAATTGATTAATCGTCGTGTAAATATCGTTATTGAAATGATAACGGGCACCAACCATCGGGCTCTCAATGATTTTCGCCAGAGTCTTCAACATCTGATCAGGAAATGACAAAGAGAGGATCTCCAACTGCTTTGTCATTTGTAATACCGAAGGGGACATCTGATGCAGATAGCCACGCGGTAAAGGCCCTGAATCACTGTCAGTACTGATATTCACCACATTAACCACATTATGCATCGAACGACACTGTACTTCGAACGACACTGTACTTCGAACGACATTGCACTCCGAATGACATTGTGCTTCGCACCGCGATTCGAAGAGCTAAACTCTGTAGAAAGCATTCGATACTTCCCATGAACAGACTCCTGAAAAAGGT is a window encoding:
- a CDS encoding flagellar biosynthesis protein FlhA, producing MSSNTGLLLPTSPKPSLLATPLLLLVVLAMLMLPIPPFLLDFLFSFNITLSLILLILTIYINRPLDFSLFPTLLLVATLLRLALNIASTRVVLIYGHDGPYAAGKVIEAFGNVVIAGNYFVGLLVFLILVIVNFVVITKGGSRISEVTARFVLDSMPGKQMAIDADLNSGVIDHNEARLKREDITREADFYGAMDGASKFVRGDAIAGLMILLINILGGVTIGIWQYDMSLTEATQLYGLMTIGDGLVAQIPSLLLSTAAAIMVTRISGAVDMNQQVRQEIIGQPKALMVAAAVLVVIGLVPGMPHVAFVIPGLLMVLFIYRRISVERRIERDKVLDSKDDESSITSRERLTWQDISVIDPIGLNIGYRVISLLSPDNPGANGELAMQIRHLRREVSEQYGFLIPMIHLRDNLNLDPDSYSIQLHNVAVDHFTLHIDHLLAIAMENARPLPFGPPVKDPSYGLTAYWIPLTEREASIQAGYTVVDCSTVITTHVGKVIENHVDELFGFEETQGWLAHLRQISPKLCDELVPDKLPPGMLMQVLKRLLTDNISIADSPRIAATLLATTEPQQDILALVRQVRITLRRQIIEPLINHQSIPEQLAVFTLSHELEKMLLLAREQAKRDPQFSEASFVIEPSLSMQLQNNIPELIRQAHNKQVEPVLLVAPQLWPLLSRYRRIAQHRSLTILTFQEIPDDLQVEIIGQLG
- a CDS encoding flagellar biosynthesis protein FlhB gives rise to the protein MNTEQQEQSSEPTEQPSERQKQKALQEGQVSRSRDLMIAMQTVAVFSLLGFSRYFDQVETVVSMLTQVNTPLNDTAGANASIMDSLQVAFALFPGVMIPLFLVIALSVIAGALISGPFIFSVKVLAPRARRINPVSGLQRICSAQGLAEVIRALLKTLLLAVALFLILRYQQPEIMALRSYYLPIAATRALQLLLSTGLALSGVLMIIAAVDVVWQKHRFRKQQLLTRQQVKDNLKNEDGSPQTRQRIQQTRQKLASVVRKKMLDAIPDADVVLTNPSHFAVVLKYQPGSHQAPVVVARGIDHMAELIISIGRSAGKPVLIQPMLTRALYYHTEIDQEIAPDLYQAVAKIMVYLYQLDRYRTHQSTFCPSSPNIQIPEKYQHSSSTGTHS
- the fliR gene encoding flagellar biosynthetic protein FliR, coding for MAHSLASSELSHHTILCFLVFCRVSGFIMTCPLTRDWLPLTARFLLALSLSVAAMFQLSTEITTDLSLSLVFIACSEFFIGLLFGAVLLIYFGVFTLAGHLTGLQMALGFAELSDPANGISVTVVARIYQVMAQLLFVLINGHLLFFVVVIESFHALPIGHFLTVIDRTTVLLTMTGWMFGAGLLIALPAIVCLLIVNLTFGFMTRSAPQMNLLTLGFPMIVLVGIALLSLNILQVPYVVEQHIHYALKTLGYLLSD
- a CDS encoding flagellar biosynthetic protein FliQ, producing the protein MSPDDAVYMFANALQSVSWMALVLIAPGLLVGLIISIIQAATQVTEQTLSFLPRLLITLLMLSLLLHWLVQELSVIFIDFFVAIVNSQ
- the fliP gene encoding flagellar type III secretion system pore protein FliP (The bacterial flagellar biogenesis protein FliP forms a type III secretion system (T3SS)-type pore required for flagellar assembly.) is translated as MACVFWKSSDIDLLPGTSYIPVYVRRFGIIAGLMLIVSPLSEASLQLPLLSVTSGDNQQDYTVNLQIFLLLTALAFLPGLLMVTTSFTRVLIVLAILRQGLGLQQTPPTRVLIASALILTGFIMKPVFDEIREQAVEPYLEERMPFREAIDVASLPLRQFMLKQTRKAEMEQFLVLSGEIPVVDDSGDKLDVLPENIPFSVLMPAFLSSEIKTSLQMGLMILMPFLVIDLLVASILMALGMIMLSPMLISLPFKLLLFVLVDGWSLIMAGTIRSFAI
- a CDS encoding FliM/FliN family flagellar motor switch protein, yielding MINSGAPADHEPSAEKASSTDKEPLSSDDPSVDNESSTVINPDSSDVTDVTKGDTEPGASGQSELKGSDVQSAAQPVNGQESDQSADVPEEPVNNDANQKTSESIDDGSSGSLESAAADDAESGSYEKPSAEKEPSADKKPSADSADSADKEPSADKEPSAGFTSPNLGLVGSVEVTMTLNVGSKRMAIADILNLREGAVVSLNRREHDPLDVMINGVLFARGEVVRTGEYYGLRILEIL
- a CDS encoding FliM/FliN family flagellar motor switch protein → MAQWMGGPLLTAASFTDDCLLNQFDLEFHDPAFADSPWLIPVLFFTPVNAFTSAMIEQGALMGRETYPRQSCRDHIARFLANIEVDITVDLEPLTLPMSQLSGLKAGDVLPIPHPGRSQMSVENALLFQGVTGQHGGHLTVRINKCLKQGESQ